ACCACCAACTCGTACAGAAGGTTCAAAACGGCGGCTGCTCCGAGAAACCAACCTGCTATTTCTAGAGAAGAAGTTATTTCTGCTGCTGTGGAGCATGATGCTTTGTCCAACCTTAAAAGGAAAATTAACCCAAGAGTTGATTTGAGAAAACGTACCAGAGCTAGTAACTCTACTTTAGCTAGCATTGTAGTAATCCCAAATCAATCAGATGTGTCTGAACCTGATTATTCAACTCTTTCCTCCTATTACCAAATTGGGAGATCTCCCTGCCATTAACCTCTCCAACTTTACTCTCAATACCCATTCTCTGGTTGATCCCTATGGTAGCTATAATGTGTCTGTTGATGATACTCCAAGTAACGATGGTGTTAGCAATAATTCCCTTCATGAGGCTGCTTCTCTGAATCTCGGTTCTACCCAGGAGACTAATCACATTGGTGGTTCTAATAATTCTGCTCTTGATGGTAGTTCTGCATCCACCACTCAGGTAAACTCAAATCCTTCTCCCCGTATTATTGATCCCACTAATACTTCTATAAATGCCAATCCTTTTCCTATTAATAATGTGAATGTGTTTGGATGGAATATTAGAGGATTGGGTAAGAAAACAACTAATAAGGAACTTAACTTGCTGTGTAGAAACATTAACCCTGATGTTATCTTTCTATGAGAAACCAAGATGAATAAAGACTTGGCAGCTAGAAGAATGAAAATTTTTGGATACCCTTGCACTTTTAATGTCCCAAGTAttggtagaagtggtggtctTGTCCTTGCTTGGAAGAAGGAAATTCAACTCAATGTTCTATCTTCTAGTTTAAGGATCATCTATGTTACTACTACTGATATTATCCACTCCAAAGTGTGTCActtacatttcatatatggtgaacCTAATAGCAGTCTTAGACAAGCCTTTTGGAAGATCAATGTCAGTTACCTAAACCACATTTAGACGAACCTGTTTTCTTTATATCTGACTTTAATGCTCTGCTAGGTACTGAGGATAAAAATGGCGGCTTAGAAGTTGATGATTCTGACTTTCTCAATCTCAGAAATTTTTGTGATACCTTTGATTTGCATGATCCTGGTTTCTCTAGCCCTAGATTTACTTAGTctaatatgcaacaaggtcctgatCTTATTCTTGAACGTCTTGATAGATGTCTTATTAATCCCATTGCTGAAACTTTGTTCCCTAAACTGTGTGTTAATAATTTGCCTAGAGATTCTTATGATAATTGTCCTATGCATATTGGTTTTAACTATTATGATGTTTGCATGCATATGACTTTTCATTTCATGGCTATGTGGATATAGGATCCCACTTATAGAGACATTATTGCCAACTCTTAGTCTGTTAATGTGGTGGGATCCACTGCCTATAAGCTCAAAGCAAAACTTTTAAATACACAAAAAGTTCTTCATGATTGGAACAAGTCTTCCTTTAGCAATATCCAAACTAATATTTTTACCACTAGGAAGGAACTTGCTGATACCCAAACCATAGCTCCTACAGATTGTAGAGCCATCTCTAGACTCAAAGTTAGATTGGAATATCTCAAACTGCAGCTCTCTAATATCCTTGATATTAGTAATGATCTAGGAGAAAAATATTTGGGTACCCCTACAACTTTTAAAGCCtctaaaatccaaacccatatgggtattctccagGCTATTGATGCTAGAATCTCTATCTGGCTCCATAAGCTTCTTTCCCAAGCTGCGAGAACTACTTTAATAAAGCATATTGGTCAGGCCATCCCTCTTTATCAAATGGGAGCTTTCCTTATTCCCAAATACCTTTGTAGGAAAATGAATTCTCATCTCTGTAAATTTTGGtgtgggtgggtgggtggggggggggggNNNNNNNNNNNNNNNNNNNNNNNNNNNNNNNNNNNNNNNNNNNNNNNNNNNNNNNNNNNgggggggggggggggggggggggggggactcTTGAcccaaaagataaaaaaaaagctCCATATTTTGGGTTGGGACATTCTTTGCTCTCCTAAGTCTGAAGGAGGCCTTGGTTTTAGAAAAGCTGAGCTCAATAATCTTGATATGGTTGCAAGGAATGCATGGAGGATAATTGAGAATCCTGATTGTTTGCTAGCTTCTACTCTGAAAGCTAGATATTTTCCTAGAACTAATTTTTTAAATGCCAAGTGTCCTGCCAATTGTTCTTGGACTTGGAAATGTTTACATGTCATTAAAGAACTTATCAAACCTTTTATCACTTGGATTGTTGgagatggtcaatttattgaccctTGGTGTGACAAATGGATTCCTTCTTTAGCATCTGATGTCCCCAACCCTTTGGTTCCTCCAGATCAACTATAAaagtttcttattttattaatccTATTACCAGATCTTGGGATGTTGACAGATTAAACACCCACTTTGATGATGCTTTTGCTAAGAAGATTgtcactattcccttaagccagtgTCGCACTTCTGATAGGAGGGCTTGtgatctttcaaagaatggtagaTTTACCTCTAAATATGCTTACTTGGGACTTCGAGGGCTCATGCCTTCCCCTTGTAGTGCTCTTTGAAAGTGTATTTGGAAAATTAATATTCCTTATAGAATTCAAGATTTCAGTTGAAAAGATGCTAGAAATGCCTTACCTGCTAGAACTGTCCTTCATACTAGAATGCCTATGAGTTCTGTtgattttactagatgtaatgacCCTTCTAAATCGATTATGCATGCCTTAGTTCTTTTCCCTTTTGCTAGTCATGTTTGGTTCTTATCTTCTTCTGTGTCAACACTCAGGATTTTAGTACTAAATCTTTCATGGATTGGATGTTATTCTGGTTATTTAATCCTGTCTCTAAACTCCCAGATGGGGATCAATGTCTCTTTGTTGTTATCCTTTGGTCTTTATGGCAAAGTAGAAATAACCTAGTATTTCAGAACATCAAGGAGAATTACACTGCTGTTCTGATGAGAGTCAGAGCCATGTTATTAACTAGAAAATCAACTATTATTGTTTCCACTATGGTCCCTGGTAATATAAGTAACAAATGGATGCCCCCACCAACTGGATGGATAAAATGCAATACAGATGGAGCTTATGATGATATTTCTGGGAATAATGGTGCAGGCTTTGTTGTGAGGGACTTCACCAACACTGCTTCCTTTTGTGCGTCTATTGTCTTTCAAGTTGAGTCCGCTGAATAAGCTGAAGCCAGAGCTATTTGAGCGGCCTTACAAAAAATTGTGGAGCAAAAGCTTACTCATCTAATCATAGAAATTGATGCTCAGAGTCTAATCAATCAGTTTTCTGCTGGAGTGTTTGATGGGAACTCTAGAACGGATGTTATCTTTAAGGatattcagtttttttcttccaaGTTTGTAGCTTGTTTATTTATCTTTCAGCCACACACTTGTAATTTTGTGGCTGATGAACTTTCCCTTTGGGCTAAGACAAACAATTCTACTATGTACTGGTCTGTTCCTCCACTATGGCTGATGCCTTTTGTTGAGGGGATCTTAGCTTTCTTGAAGGCCtttgattaaaaataaaaataaaaaaagaaaggtAGCAAATGGGTTTCTACAGTGGAAGCCGACGTCCTATTTcctagaaacctgttttgaggcatactcatttttttttagGCATATTCATTCATTATaccatctagggtgggtttataaggggtgtctaaaggtagtgcaattacATATCcatccttaaacaatttaaattactagagtgcccttatcctcaaaaacctaaaatcaaaaatcaaaataaactttaaactcaaacatcttggactccaattcaatcaagaaattgatcaagcaaaccaaacacgaatcgaagtgagcgatgttggagcgcgaaatccaaatctcaattgctcttagatgtattttagaatgtatgtgtaacaaacccaccttgtttttgattgattttattttgtttgatcgatagaatatgatttcaaagatgaaattagggttttcagaagatcagttcggctgatctttgagtatcaattttgagccgaacctagtgtgtgatttagagaaacactattcGGCTAATGtgactttgctagattttgttcgaatcagtcgaaccaaaattcgtcagttacagagtgaagttcggctgataacttttcagccgaacctcagttttttgaaaatatacctaggtttggctgataacttttcagccgaactgttcatttgGTTAGTAGATTTGGGttttaaaaattaattttttgacagattcaacttataaaaagaaattaaacctcgtatagaagtctacctatgatttgaatcacacattttggtcacttctaatcactaaatctcaaaattcaaaacccaagttttttttcacttcttcttcttcctctcaaaaatcccaactctctcacataaatttgatttatctactaattcaccactaataatataatttttaatgaatccttaaaattcctagctaatcaaatctaatcataatcattaatacCAATTATGTAAggatagttatgccattatcaaaaaaaatggataaaaggtgatgttgttttttatttagtgaccatATTTTaacattatttagtatgcctcgaAAAAATTTCactatgcctcaaaataggtttcatttCCTACCATCACATGAATTCCAACGGGGACGTCACTCAACGGGAAAGACGTGTAAATTTTCAGTAAGCACCGGGCTTGTGAATTCTTTTTGGCCCAGAACTCCTGCGCTTTATTTCGTTATAAACTTTGTGGCAGTTTGTGCTTTGAGTTCGTTTCATTTCTGGAAGTGCAATGTAGAAGTacatttctagggttttgaaagattttggtagGGTTTCTTGCTCCCTTCTTCCGATCAATCTCAATTTCTATGAAATCAATGGCAAGTAAAAGAAAGAATCAGATAATAACCCAACCAGAAACACAGAATACAgtgatgattttgaagaagaagatgatggtgattCCGAAGAATTCAGTAAATCTCTATCTCTTCCTCATGATATTATCAAAAATGACATACTAACAAGAGTACCTATTGATAGTTTGATGCGattcaaatgtgtatgcaaattGTGGCTTAATTTAATTTCCAATGATTCTGAATTTATCAATATGCATGCTCGAAACAGTGGTACTCATGGGTTTGGGTTTATGTATCTTTCATTAAGttatactgatgatgatgatgatgatgatgaagtagtTAGAGAAATTGATGGTGCTAATGGTGTTATGAAATCTGATGGTATTGGTTTCTGTAAtatccataagaaagaaaacaaggTTTATCATTTTAAACCAGAAACTGGTTTCTTAAACAGCAAACTAGTAATTCAACATTCGCTGAATGGTTTAGTTCTTTTCTTTTATCTCGCCACGGAGATACTTTTGGTTTTACTCATCATGTTTTTAATCCAATTATCGGTAATTCAGTCGAGCTTCCTGTTTTAAATGATATAGCTCATAGAATGTCAGGTTTTCATTTGCACCTAGCTTATGATGCCGCCGCTGAAAAGTATAAAGTCGTTTGCTTTTATAAAAGGAAGAGACAGTATATTTTTAAGATTGTTACGGTAGATGTTAAAAGTGATTCATGGAGGAATGTCCTTGCTCTATCGTCTCCTTGTTTACTGGATGATTATGAGGCGGTGTTTGCTAATGGATTTTTAAATTGGTTGACTCATGATAGATATCCTATGAGTGGTTGTAAAGTTGATCAGGGTAAAATTCTTAGTCTTGATGTTAGTAAAGAAAAATTTTATACGCTAGATTACCCGAATGGAGTTTCGGATGTATGTCAACTATTGGAGATGGGAGGATCGCTTTGTTTCCTTGACTAGGAGTCCACTGGGAAGATAAAATATTGGGTTTTGAAGGAGAATGGGGAGAACCAGAGAAAACAAAATCAACATAATGAATGGTTAGAGTATAATATTGAGGTATTACAGAATAATGATGTACCGAAACTCTTCCATAATTTCGAAAGCAATAAGTGTGTTGGAATTATTAAGAATCCCACACTTAAGATCATATTTTGGAATACCAATGTGCGCATACTTGATGAACCAGATGAGAGGGGGTTTATTAGTTTTTACACTCCCGAGGACTACAgttatgatgttgaattgaaaacGTTTGATTTCATCTCTCAGCATAGATGGATATTTGTCAAGTGGGATCTCAACTCCCTTGTCCACTTTCAATCAACCTTTGCTGGTATGTATTAAGATATCTTTAGTGTTATGTTTCTAGTTTTGCAAGTTCTTATGTACTCTGTTgcaactctttcttcatttgccTGTTTTTTGACATTCTTCTTATTTAAGATTCGTTTCGAAAATGATGTAATTGTGATCATATGCGTTCAAATATAAACAGTTGTTAGCTACACCGTGCGGTTATATCAAGGGATGGACAGAGAAATGAAATTAGCTATTATAATAAGTGGTAGGTTAGAAGAACCCTGTAAATCAAGTAAATGCTGAGAACAAATTTAGTTTGCGAATGAAATCATGGCCATGCTCACTGGTGAACCAGTTAAGGTGGGggtagttaaaaaaaaatgaaaaaagtgtCATTTAGCGTTGTTAGAATGCGTGAATAGAACAAATGGAGACTGCTATTTTGTAGAGACTGCTTCACCTAAGAGACTGCTTAACATAGGCTAGTATATACCTTTTCTTTAGAGTGCTATTTGGTAGAGACTGCTTTACCTAAGAGATGGAAACGAATGCAGAAAACTGGTCTTACAAACCGTGAAAAAATATGATAGTCCGTGAAATTCAAATAGCATGTTTATGCTTTAAAATTAGATGACAGTTTTGGTTGAGATTGTACTCTCCAGTCATTGGAACTGCATTGTAGTTTGTTTCCTAgataatgattttttttgtttcgtTAAAGCCCATATAGTaaacattgattttatattgttaGTTTGTATTAGATAATGTAGCTTACTTTAGCACATAAAAATCCAGTACCAACATCTGCAAAATAATTGCTTTGTGATTCATCTATTTAGAATTCGATCGACATGGAAGTTGGAGCATGAATTTTTTATAGATGCATGAAACTATAATTTTTGTGTTCTGTATGTAGCCGTTACTAAAGAATAATTTCTCCCTCCATTCTCATAATAATGACAGTTATAAGGTCCTTATAAATGGTTTGTTTAAGATTGAATGTCGAGATGGTGGGATTGTAATTCTAATTAATGTTTAACATTTCAGGTAGTTCGATGGAAGAACAATTACAGATAAGTGAATGAAACAAGCAGCAGGCATGCAGAATCTCTGAGCCTGGTCACTGCAATACATTGAACTCAAGAGACGGGTATTAGGAGGAAGCTTGAATGTAGCACATGACCGTACATTTAACATTTAGTTTAGAATTGGACCTCCAAGTCTGTTGGAAGACCCTATAATCAGGAGACTGTTCCTCTTGCAGAAGATTGTATAAGCAGGAATCTTAACAAAAGTTTGATTTAGAACGCTTCTGTCATCTTGTTTGAATATCCTGTAGTAGAAGACAATTTTTAGTACTCTTGTTTGTAAACTGTGTAATAACTGGTACTTTTGTGTTTGGCATGAAAATAGGACATGTCTTTTGAATTGCTTGCATCTACTAGTCAGTGAATGTTCTAAGTAGGAATCTAAACAAAACTTTGCATTAGATTACTTTTATCTCGTTGCTCCAAAATTCCGAGCTCGAGAGAGTTGGTAATGCACTCTAGTTAACTAGATTTCTGGTTTCTTGGCTTTGACCGGAAAAATTCTGCGATTACTCACAGATCCCTTCAgttgatttcattttgttcctcGATCCAGATTTGTAACGTTCTTATGTTTAGTGAGCAATTGAGCATGGCCATCGGGATTGGGCTTGTGATTGGCCCAGAGCTCTTGAAATTACAATTTTCGTTATAAACTTAACTTTGTGCTTTCGTTTAGGGCTGCAGTAGTGTTTAGTGTTTCCAGTAACAAGATGGAGTGGAAGTagaatttctagggtttgaaagATTCTGGTAGAGTTTCTTTGCTACTTCGTTCTTCCAATCAATCTCAGTTGCAATTCTATGAAATCAATGGAAAATAAAAGACAGAAGCAAATTATAACTCAACCAGAAACACAGATgatttcaaagaagaagaaagtcggAAATGGTGGTGATTCCGAAGAAATCAGTAATTCCATATCTCTTCCTCATGATCTTGTCATAAATGATATACTAACGAGAGTACCTGTTGATAGTTTGATGCGATTCAATTGTGTATGCAAATTATGGCTTAATTTAATCTCCAATGATGCTAAATTTATGAATATGCATGCTCGTAAAAGTGGTACTCATGGGTTTGGGCTTATGTATCTTTCATCAAGTTATACTGATGATGATAGTAGAGTAGgtagaaaaattcatgaatttaatGGTGTTATCAAATCTAATGGTATTGTTTTCTGTAATATTGATAAGAAAGAAAACAAGGTTATCCATTTTAAACCAGAAActggtttcgtaaacaggaaacTAGTAATTCGACATTCGCTTAATGGTTTAGTTCTTTTATCCCGCCAAGAAGATACTTTTGGTTTCACTATTCATGTTTTTAACCCAATTACTGGTTATTCAGTTCAACTTCCTGATCTTATTGGTTTTTCAAATGGTATCATTGGTAAAAGATATCACCTAGCTTATGATGCAGCCACCGAAAAGTATAAAGTTGTTTGCTTTTATAAAAGGAAGAGAGGGTTTATTTTCAAGATTGTTACTGTAGATGTTAAAAGTGATTCATGGAGGAATGTCGTTGATCTGTCGTCTCCTTGTTTACTGGATGATTATGAGGCGGTGTTTGCTAATGGATCTTTAAATTGGTTGACTCATGATAGATATGATATGGGTGGTTGTAAAGCTGATCAGGGTAAAACTCTTAGTCTCGATGTTAGCGAAGAAAAGTTTTATAAGATAGATTACCCGAAAGGAGTTCCAGATAAATCTCACCTATTGGAGATGGGAGGATCACTTTGTTTTCTTGCCTATGTGCGACCGGGAAAATAAAATTATGGGTTTTGAAGGAGAATGAGGAGAAGCAGAGAAAACGAGATCAACGTAATGAATGGTTAGAGTGTAATGTTGATATATTGCAGAATAATGATGTATCGAAACTCTTCCATAATTTGGACAACTTTCATTGTGTTGCAGTTGTTAAAAACCCTGAGCTTAAAATCATATTTTGGACTACCAATCGGCGCATACTTGATAAGCCAGACGAGAGGGGATTTAGTAGGTTTTACACCACCGAGTTCTACAGTTATGATGTTGATTTGAAAACTTTTGCTCTCATCTCTAAGCATACAGGGATATTTGTCAAATGGGATCTCAACTCCCTTGTCCACTTCAATCAACCTTTGCTGGTATGTTCTAAGATGtctttattgttatttttctaaTTTTGCAAGTTCTTTGTGTACCTTGTTATGTTCTTTCTTTGTTTGCCTGTTTTTTAGATACTCTTTTATATTTGAGATACGAAAAAGATCTATGATCATGTTGTTTCAATTATAAACAAGTGTTATCTACAACATGCTGTTTTACCAAGGCATGGACAGAAAAACAAATTGTCTAAAGTAGCTAGAATAACAAATGGTAGGTTAGAAACCTATAAATCAAGTAAACGCTGAGTACATAGCTGGTTAGTGAAATCTTAAGTGTGTCATTATCATTGTTAGAATGCATGAATAGAACAACATAGGATCAACATTTCACATGAAACACATGTTTTTTCTCGTGCAAGCAAAGGCTAGTACACCTTTTCTTTAAAGCCCTATTTGGTAGAGACTGCTTTACCTAAGAGATGGAAACAAATGGAGAAAAATGGTCTTACAAACACAATTCAGGGAGCATTTGTGGATACTTAGATGTCAGTTTCTGCTTAGATTGCGGTCCTCGATCTTCAAATTACATTGTAGTTTGTGTCGTAgagtgatattttttttttcctgcatGTGTTTACTAAGGTAATCATAAGTTTCGACCCTCTGAATTCTGAATTCTCGTTTGACTATTGCAAACTAATGAAAAGGGGGAGATAGATTACATAAGTATAGCAATATCTTTATGTATTGATGTCATTAGCCTgttaattttatttgtatatggTCTTTTTAAGTATGTAACATGTTGGCATTGGAATTCTAATGTCTAACATTGCAGGTTAGTTCGGTGGAGCCAGAACAACTAAAGTGAAAGAAACAAGCAGTATGCAGGAGGAACCTCCAGGCTTGTTATGCAGTGGACTAGCTGCGCTTAAGAGGTTAATTTGTAAGTGACTGTAAGGAACTTGACATTAAAGTGAAAGAAACAAGCAGTATGCAGGCTTGTTATGCAGTGGATTAGCTGCGCATTAGGAGGTTAATTTTGTAAGTGACTGCAAGGAACTTGACAGTGCAGTAACTCTTTCTTCCTACACTCATGTTGAAATATAGAATTTTGGCCTTCCAAGTATGTAAGAGGATCTTATAGTCGGAAGACGGATCTACTAACCAAGGAATCTTTGCGTAGGAATCTAAACAAAACTTGGCATTAGAAAGCTTTTATCTTCTTGCTTGAAAATTCTGAAGATCGGGAGAAATAATATAGTATGTGTAATTGGTTGTAATACTCTTTAGTTAACTTTTTGGTTTCTTGGCTTTGACCGGAAAAAATATAGTATGTGTAATTGCTTACAGGTTCCATCGgttgatttcattttgttcctcATCAGATTTGTTAGGTTCTTATGTCTTTATTGAGAAAGCTAAACTTTGCCAGGATACTTCATTTCTATAATATTTGTGATTTTAAGAGAAATCTGTTATATGATGTGAATGCTGCTTTTTGATTTGTGCTGCTATTTCAATTAAGACTGCTAGGTGCGCGATAGATTGGAAGTGTTACAGCACTGTGCCAAATTGGGAGGTAGCAGGATCACGTTTTATTGTGGATTCTTATAATCACACGACCAAAAAATCTGGGAACAAATGGGATTTATTTGGCTTGATCATTTGATTACTGGCTAGGCGAAACGATGATATTAGCCGGAATTATTTTCTATTTTGTTGAGGCCAACGCCCACCGTCCTAATTCTTACTGACCGGTGAAGCAAATACTATTGCCAGTGCCAGTGTAGTTTTCACACATCGGAATTGGGCTTGTGATTTCTTTCTCGGCCCAGAACTCTTGatatagaacgattttttggggaccatgatttttttcaccgcgtttttaggggccaccccaaaggatttaggggccatcaatttatacccagccaaagactctagttaaggggtaccctatatgatattgaagttacataaatgcccttatggtaaaactgtatgaaaaccaaatcaaaaacaattctactcatttcaactcttcttcttccagtttcctattatctttcgattgtggaagaaaaaaaaattccgctccaaagtcaaatgaccccaattaggtaagaatctatcatttttggggtttatttcgctttaattcggcgaatcgagaaaaaataattctagggttttcggttatttatccagattcgggcgatattcatgctcctttacttccgaatgtagtcgtgttcttcatttctcaagaacatcgacagtattcgggagaaatatttgatggttatcgccgaatattgttggtcatatcttcctggatacaaactggtaataatcggtagtttaatgaattttttgtctcccgaatatatttaagtagacacacagtattcagaagtacactcactaccgaatatatatatatatattgaaaaatctcaaaatttctgatataggaaaaatcccattttggggccagtatttattcggaagacaatataatgttatatacttccgattatttcaatttcaaaatttgaaaagtataagtttttccaaaattctgatttttgggccatcgcaTTCGGgtgggccaatatagaatgttagacaacccatattcggaagtttgggtaactaattatacttccgattatttcaatttcaaaatttgaaaagtataagtttttcccaaattctgatttttgggccatcgtacattcggaactttacaaaacaattatcctccgaatatagcaagttcaaaacaaaccacgccttggctctaggtggttccaagggccaatatagaatgttagacagcccatattcggaagtttgggtaactaattatacttccgattatctcaatttcaaaatttgaaaagtataagtttttcccaaattctgatttttgggccatcgtacattcggaactttacaaaacaattatcctccgaataatatagtcgtgtttagaaataccaacttaatcggtagataagaatttaagttttccaccgaatgtcttattcggaggtaatacgtgtatcgttaacaaccgattgtagtgcaccaatgatacgaaacctcaacggccatattttcaacaactcaaatcggtagataaaatgggttttctctttttttccttcaccttcttctctataactctaacaactcaaaaattaaaaagaaatggaaaaaatgaaacacaaatcattctaatactgcaccgactacaatcggaagtgtGGGAatgattttggcttccgattgcattcggagggtaacaatgttatcatatcctccgaatatataagggtaatttcgccattacgaattacgcgagataagggctggctacattttccctttgggtgaccttttttgttttattg
This is a stretch of genomic DNA from Papaver somniferum cultivar HN1 chromosome 1, ASM357369v1, whole genome shotgun sequence. It encodes these proteins:
- the LOC113284049 gene encoding putative F-box protein At2g02030, which produces MKSMENKRQKQIITQPETQMISKKKKVGNGGDSEEISNSISLPHDLVINDILTRVPVDSLMRFNCVCKLWLNLISNDAKFMNMHARKSGTHGFGLMYLSSSYTDDDSRVGRKIHEFNGVIKSNGIVFCNIDKKENKVIHFKPETGFVNRKLVIRHSLNGLVLLSRQEDTFGFTIHVFNPITGYSVQLPDLIGFSNGIIGKRYHLAYDAATEKYKVVCFYKRKRGFIFKIVTVDVKSDSWRNVVDLSSPCLLDDYEAVFANGSLNWLTHDRYDMGGCKADQGKTLSLDVSEEKFYKIDYPKGVPDKSHLLEMGGSLCFLAYVRPGK